A region of Procambarus clarkii isolate CNS0578487 chromosome 48, FALCON_Pclarkii_2.0, whole genome shotgun sequence DNA encodes the following proteins:
- the LOC138351001 gene encoding antifreeze protein Maxi-like codes for MQLAWAAPSQLPAAPSQLPDAPSQLPDAPSQLPDAPSQLPAAPSQLEAAPSQLPDAPSQLPDAPSQLPAASSLTENTLLVLQAQAATSSHIIQYSSHVRCAASVVWITPADATAPAAAAPAPGAAAPTAAAYATVADDAAAAVAPDAAAYAAAAVAPDAAAYATVADAADADALGAAVPADAVADAVAAASDAVAAAADEAASAAATSVAYAIFSAITFALEI; via the exons ATGCAGCTGGCTTGGGCCGCCCCCAGCCAGCTGCCGGCCGCCCCTAGCCAGCTGCCGGACGCCCCCAGCCAGCTGCCGGACGCCCCTAGCCAGCTGCCGGACGCCCCCAGCCAGCTGCCGGCCGCCCCCAGCCAGCTGGAGGCCGCCCCCAGCCAGCTGCCGGACGCCCCCAGCCAGCTGCCGGACGCCCCCAGCCAGCTGCCGGCCGCCTCCAGCCTCACAGAGAATACATTACTGGTCTTACAGGCACAAGCTGCGACAAGCTCACA CATAATCCAGTATTCATCCCATGTTAGGTGTGCAGCTTCTGTGGTGTGGATTACACCTGCTGAtgctactgctcctgctgctgctgctcctgctcctggtgctgctgctcctactgctgctgcttATGCTACTGTTGctgatgatgctgctgctgctgttgctcctgatgctgctgcttatgctgctgctgctgttgctcctgatgCTGCTGCTTATGCTACTGTTgctgatgctgctgatgctgatgctcttggtgctgctgttcctgctgatgctgttgctgatgctgttgctgctgcttctgatgctgttgctgctgctgctgatgaggctgcttctgctgctgcgacTTCTGTTGCCTATGCTATTTTCTCTGCTATTACTTTTGCTCTTGAAATTTGA